The Kluyveromyces lactis strain NRRL Y-1140 chromosome D complete sequence genome has a window encoding:
- the SEC1 gene encoding Sec1p (similar to uniprot|P30619 Saccharomyces cerevisiae YDR164C SEC1 Sm-like protein involved in docking and fusion of exocytic vesicles through binding to assembled SNARE complexes at the membrane localization to sites of secretion (bud neck and bud tip) is dependent on SNARE function) produces MSNLVELQRNFIINILKEVRTEHNIKFLVIDDVVDQLIDSLFADRNDLLTYVTAVDRIDSPKRKGQSSVEVIYLLKATKFNINCMDADFGNHSIKYKRAHIRFLSEFPRNLVDHFNKRRYLTSNVADLKVINCAFTPKEYQYFETLGIDKPLQIFYNPTCKDLVDIGIYKTVQSLLNVCIITGEYPIVRYSEPTAEEYALNEATLLPKRVAMAFQQELDDYARDHNDFPPENSRPRAIMVITDRVLDLFSPVLHDFSYQALAYDISKNIDRRTDTYSYKVENETGVMEPKTSRLSDLLDPDWVTMKHFHIVDASEYLTSKVNELIAKNPLLVDRANVKDTSDLLNVVAHLKDFDEERRRIALHRTLLDECFEHSKTCKLAEHAEIEQILAGYGTDFDGEKCKHISEKLIEHLSDTSSAVTDRVRYIIEYALYRGGIIDFDFIKLLAFIGVDKSNSWFKHFMQLFKNFNYLGFKLVKDKPKDKPFQKEWTHDTIVNDSTIYQTSRYIPSVGNILGKVITNPLLLKEEQFPYVKDKPIELLEADVADSLNTKSTQPTSLRNPRHKAAWAKTTTQPKGNRQRFFYYVIGGITYSEIKACYDQSKLNNKDVFVGSDSIWTPLQFMANVEDLTKPRELLRLREDAPVREEPPEFLTASNPPIATAPKHIHTVSISQPSRKVERDTTNKEPEVAKKQSKLSRFLKRK; encoded by the coding sequence ATGTCTAACCTTGTTGAGTTACAAAGAAACTTcattatcaatattttaAAAGAAGTCCGCACAGAAcacaatatcaaattcttggtGATAgatgatgttgttgatcaGCTAATAGACTCTTTGTTTGCTGATCGTAATGACCTTTTAACATATGTGACGGCTGTTGATAGAATTGACTCTCCCAAACGGAAGGGCCAGTCGTCTGTCGAGGTGatatatttattgaaagcAACAAAGTTCAACATCAACTGTATGGATGCAGATTTTGGGAATCATTCCATAAAATACAAAAGAGCACATATCCGATTTCTTTCTGAGTTTCCTCGCAATCTGGTCGACCATTTCAATAAACGCCGATACCTTACCAGTAACGTTGCCGACTTGAAAGTAATAAACTGCGCTTTTACAccaaaagaatatcaatattttgaaactCTCGGAATTGATAAACCTTTGCAAATATTTTACAATCCAACTTGTAAAGACTTAGTAGATATTGGAATTTACAAAACTGTTCAAAGTTTGCTCAATGTTTGTATCATCACAGGTGAATATCCAATAGTTAGATATTCGGAACCAACAGCAGAAGAATATGCGTTGAATGAGGCAACATTACTACCAAAGAGGGTGGCCATGGCTTTTCAACAGGAATTGGATGACTATGCTAGGGATCACAATGATTTCCCTCCTGAAAACAGCAGACCAAGAGCAATAATGGTAATAACGGATAGAGTATTGGATCTTTTCAGTCCAGTACTCCACGATTTTTCCTACCAAGCGCTTGCATACGACATTTCAAAAAACATTGATAGAAGAACTGATACTTACTCTTATAAGGTCGAAAACGAAACAGGAGTTATGGAACCCAAGACTTCAAGACTTTCTGATTTATTGGACCCTGATTGGGTGACTATGAAACATTTTCATATTGTGGACGCTAGTGAATACCTTACCTCCAAGGTGAACGAGTTGATAGCTAAAAACCCACTACTAGTGGATCGTGCAAATGTCAAAGATACCTCCGATTTGTTGAACGTTGTTGCCCATTTAAAAGACTTTGATGAGGAAAGAAGGCGTATTGCATTGCACAGAACACTACTTGACGAGTGTTTCGAACATTCTAAAACCTGCAAGTTGGCAGAGCATGCAGAAATAGAGCAAATACTTGCAGGTTATGGTACCGATTTTGATGGTGAAAAATGTAAGCACATTAGTGAGAAACTTATCGAGCACTTATCTGACACAAGCAGTGCAGTGACCGACAGAGTTCGCTATATAATTGAATATGCACTCTACAGAGGTGGTATCATTGATTTCGACTTCATAAAGCTATTGGCATTTATAGGTGTTGACAAGAGCAACAGCTGGTTTAAACATTTCATGCAACtcttcaaaaactttaatTATTTGGGTTTTAAATTAGTGAAGGATAAGCCTAAGGATAAACCTTTCCAGAAAGAATGGACTCATGACACTATTGTGAACGATTCCACCATCTATCAAACGTCCAGATATATACCTAGTGTTGGTAATATCTTGGGGAAGGTTATCACAAATCCTCTTTTGCTAAAGGAGGAACAATTTCCATATGTGAAAGATAAACCAATCGAGTTATTAGAAGCTGATGTTGCTGACTCCCTGAATACCAAATCTACACAACCAACTTCATTAAGAAATCCCCGTCACAAAGCAGCTTGGGCTAAAACCACTACGCAACCAAAGGGAAATAGGCAGCGCTTCTTTTATTATGTCATTGGTGGTATCACTTACTCAGAGATAAAGGCTTGCTATGATCAAAGCAAACTCAACAATAAGGATGTATTTGTCGGCAGTGACTCAATTTGGACCCCACTACAGTTTATGGCTAACGTTGAAGATCTAACAAAACCCAGAGAATTATTGCGTTTACGAGAAGATGCTCCTGTGAGAGAAGAACCCCCTGAATTTCTAACAGCATCAAACCCTCCAATAGCCACAGCTCCCAAGCATATTCACACAGTGTCAATATCACAGCCTTCTCGCAAAGTCGAACGTGACACAACAAACAAGGAACCTGAAGTCGCAAAAAAGCAGAGTAAGCTCTCGagattcttgaaaagaaaatga
- the ACF2 gene encoding endo-1,3(4)-beta-glucanase (similar to uniprot|Q07268 Saccharomyces cerevisiae YLR144C ACF2 Intracellular beta-1 3-endoglucanase expression is induced during sporulation may have a role in cortical actin cytoskeleton assembly) yields the protein MSYQRPGVNIPNGFQRDPIPPPYAETDPLSSNSQIPLQPPPQVPPRIPPRRTQDSAFGDYVWNRNTPPLPARPNTQGIETVVPNNTSRSTTNTMDEVTNQLMSANISATNVFSSPISTDPPLAVFSKVNHEVPLPSGTNNSGKPTETNKFYGNIMLGGGTNPIWTHPYSVWYSTDSYYGLALNQVTAAQRVFDTTKTPPQFFFGPTGIKSLVYSSTDFNSAGDMSLAFYNIKHLSVDVQLKKSDTEFIVFPLVQGMGFVTAIYYNLIPRLSSAVGFKSITGDTSPRSGINKYKILLENNVTWTLYVTIPSGQSLSLALSNGNTIVGNNSVNGCVFQVVADSNQNIDNAAGCYANSCTLEGSVDGTSGSYQLKYGTQGSSNSGYPLVYALPHHYQNFDSSKGTKTVISKLDTTTKGQAQGYLTNELAMKVTVPSALKFDPFTTIANKSGPNYSTNVLNAINAAAANDVTGDVVAESNLDSMYFSGKALAKYAWILYVCQYILKNSSLVSTILPKLKSALGRFISNTQTLPLRYDQTWYGIISSGDSSQDFGNSYYNDHHFHYSYHVIAAAIVAKVDKDIGSGSWYNDNKSWVENLIRDYANPSETDKYFPVFRSFDWFNGHSWAKGLFESGDGKDQESSSEDVNAAYALKLWGLVSGNSNLENIGNLMLGVLKTSLNNYFLYLDNNTTQPTQFIPNKVSGILFENKIDHTTYFGTNLEYIQMIHAIPITSASSFTRSPEFVKQEWDQLLAPIVNNVTDGWRGILMLNVALYDPATSFNFFNSSAFQNAYLDGGQSKTWSLTYSGAFI from the coding sequence ATGTCGTATCAGAGACCTGGGGTGAATATACCAAATGGTTTTCAGAGAGATCCGATCCCCCCTCCGTATGCTGAAACAGATCCATTATCTTCCAATTCACAAATACCCTTACAGCCCCCTCCACAGGTACCACCACGAATTCCTCCTAGACGAACTCAGGATTCAGCTTTTGGAGATTATGTCTGGAATAGAAACACCCCTCCGTTGCCTGCAAGGCCAAATACGCAGGGAATTGAAACGGTGGTCCCTAATAACACATCTCGGTCAACTACTAACACAATGGATGAAGTAACTAATCAACTAATGTCTGCTAATATCTCGGCAACAAACGTTTTCTCTTCGCCAATCTCCACTGATCCACCTTTGGCTGTTTTCTCAAAGGTAAATCATGAGGTGCCACTCCCTTCAGGGACTAACAATTCCGGTAAACCAACTGAAACCAACAAGTTTTATGGGAACATCATGCTTGGTGGTGGGACAAATCCAATCTGGACCCATCCATACTCAGTTTGGTATTCTACTGATTCATACTATGGTTTAGCTCTAAATCAGGTTACCGCAGCCCAAAGAGTCTTTGATACCACTAAGACTCCACctcaatttttctttggtcCTACGGGTATCAAATCGCTAGTCTATTCGTCaactgatttcaattctgctGGAGACATGTCGTTGGCATTTTACAACATCAAACACTTATCAGTGGATGTtcagttgaaaaaatctGACACTGAATTTATTGTCTTTCCTCTAGTTCAAGGTATGGGATTTGTTACTGCTATTTACTATAATTTAATCCCAAGATTGTCTTCTGCTGTTGGTTTCAAAAGTATCACTGGTGATACTTCACCAAGATCTGGCATTAACAAGTACAAGATATTGCTCGAGAACAATGTCACTTGGACATTGTATGTTACCATTCCATCTGGTCAATCATTATCTTTAGCCTTATCGAATGGGAATACTATCGTTGGTAACAACTCTGTTAACGGATGCGTTTTTCAAGTCGTTGCGGATTCCAACCAAAACATTGATAATGCCGCAGGCTGTTATGCTAATTCATGTACTTTGGAAGGTTCTGTTGATGGGACAAGTGGTAGCTACCAATTAAAATACGGTACACAAGGTAGTTCTAATAGTGGTTATCCTTTAGTTTACGCTTTGCctcatcattatcaaaacttcGATTCCTCTAAGGGAACTAAAACTGTTATTTCTAAATTAGACACTACAACGAAGGGTCAAGCTCAAGGTTATCTCACTAATGAATTGGCAATGAAAGTAACCGTACCCTCAGCTTTGAAGTTCGATCCATTTACTACTATTGCTAATAAATCTGGTCCTAATTACTCTACGAATGTCTTAAACGCTATCAACGCTGCTGCCGCAAACGACGTCACTGGTGATGTCGTGGCAGAAAGTAACCTCGACTCAATGTACTTTTCCGGTAAAGCTTTGGCTAAATATGCGTGGATTTTGTACGTATGCCAATATATCTTGAAGAATTCGAGTTTAGTTTCCACAATTTTACCCAAATTAAAATCTGCCTTGGGACGCTTCATTTCTAACACACAGACTTTGCCCTTGAGATATGATCAAACGTGGTATGGTATCATCTCCTCTGGTGATAGTTCCCAGGATTTTGGTAATTCATACTACAATGATCACCACTTCCATTACTCTTATCATGTAATTGCTGCCGCTATTGTTGCTAAAGTCGATAAAGATATTGGTTCTGGCTCCTGGTACAATGATAACAAGAGTTGGGTTGAGAACTTAATCAGAGACTACGCAAATCCATCTGAAACTGATAAATATTTCCCTGTTTTTAGATCCTTTGACTGGTTCAATGGTCATTCTTGGGCAAAAGGTCTATTTGAAAGCGGTGACGGTAAAGATCAAGAATCTTCATCGGAAGACGTAAACGCAGCTTATGCATTGAAACTATGGGGTCTAGTCAGTGGCAACAGcaacttggaaaatattGGTAACTTGATGCTAGGTGTATTGAAAACTTCCTTGAACAACTACTTCTTATACCTTGACAACAACACCACTCAGCCAACGCAATTTATTCCAAATAAAGTTAGTGGTATcttatttgaaaataagATAGATCATACTACATACTTTGGTACCAATTTGGAATACATCCAAATGATCCATGCAATTCCAATAACTTCGGCTTCGTCTTTCACCAGATCACCTGAATTTGTGAAACAGGAATGGGATCAACTATTAGCTCCAATTGTCAATAATGTCACGGATGGCTGGAGAGGTATATTAATGCTAAATGTTGCATTATATGATCCAGCTACAtcattcaacttctttaaCAGTAGTGCTTTCCAAAACGCATACCTAGACGGCGGACAGAGCAAGACCTGGTCATTGACATATTCTGGCGCTTTCATTTGA
- the RMP1 gene encoding Rmp1p (weakly similar to uniprot|Q12530 Saccharomyces cerevisiae YLR145W RMP1 Protein required for cell viability component of RNase MRP which is involved in RNA processing in mitochondria), with protein MGGISEINKKLVVQLRQELRIVYLIYHRNKNQHGATVWWKQLNILKRNVAQAVRIIEGLVFRGVCHDKQLLKLHSLLYSILKLQIKKMYYDFNGVISLGQFVTLGVVLIGNLARIYTVYMHIYDTLEEDFRRIGCIKNNTSSVNPGMSDNEVREALESIADEEIGEEIGEDLETMAIFKSTDDNSKVLAASGKKDNKYGKKKKQKKKKSAIDDLFG; from the coding sequence ATGGGTGGTATTTCTGAAATAAATAAGAAACTAGTGGTGCAGCTTCGCCAAGAATTAAGAATAGTATACCTCATATATCATAGGAATAAGAACCAGCACGGGGCGACTGTATGGTGGAAACAGCtaaatattttgaaaaggaacGTGGCACAGGCTGTACGTATAATTGAAGGCTTGGTTTTTCGAGGCGTTTGCCATGATAAACAGTTATTGAAGCTTCATTCGTTGTTGTATTCGATTTTGAAGTTACagataaagaagatgtACTATGATTTCAATGGTGTAATATCTTTGGGACAGTTTGTGACGTTGGGAGTAGTACTGATAGGAAATTTGGCACGTATTTATACGGTATACATGCACATTTATGATACgttggaagaagatttcCGTAGGATTGGATGCATAAAGAACAATACCAGTTCTGTCAACCCTGGGATGTCCGACAACGAGGTACGGGAAGCTTTGGAATCTATAGCTGACGAAGAGATAGGGGAAGAAATTGGCGAAGATCTGGAAACAATGGCGATTTTTAAAAGTACAGATGACAACTCAAAAGTGCTAGCTGCCAGCGGGAAAAAGGACAATAAATACggtaaaaagaaaaagcaaaagaagaagaagtcagCTATTGATGATCTATTCGGTTGA
- the SPE4 gene encoding spermine synthase (similar to uniprot|Q12455 Saccharomyces cerevisiae YLR146C SPE4 Spermine Synthase) — MSSKHPCIKDGWFNEVSDKSFPGQAFSLKVNKILFHEKTQFQDILIFESSNYGNVLVLDGIIQVSEKDEFAYQELISHVPLYSHENPKKILVIGGGDGGVLREVVKHSCVEEATLVEIDAKVIELSKKYLPNMACSFKHPKVNVKLCDGFQFLRDVAESGTKYDVIITDSSDPEGPAEAFFQKEYFELLYKALTENGVVIAQASENVWLNLEYLKTLLNTSRSVFPVAEYCYTMLPTYTSGQLGLIACCKNPNTNLIDPCRAPTEDEQSQMRYYNNKMHSAAFVLPTWARKVLNPL; from the coding sequence ATGTCATCTAAACATCCTTGCATCAAAGATGGGTGGTTTAATGAAGTTAGTGATAAGAGTTTCCCAGGTCAAGCATTCTCATTGAAGGTCAACAAGATCCTATTTCACGAGAAGACGCAATTTCAGGATATACTGATATTTGAATCGTCAAATTATGGTAATGTCTTAGTGTTGGATGGTATCATTCAGGTAAGTGagaaagatgaatttgCGTACCAAGAACTGATCTCTCACGTTCCACTGTATTCACACGAGAACCCAAAGAAAATTCTAGTTATAGGAGGTGGAGATGGTGGGGTTTTGAGAGAAGTGGTGAAACATTCTTGTGTAGAGGAAGCTACACTggttgaaattgatgctAAAGTCATAGAGTTATCAAAGAAGTACTTGCCAAACATGGCGTGCTCTTTCAAGCATCCCAAGGTAAATGTGAAGCTGTGCGATGGGTTCCAATTCTTACGAGATGTCGCAGAATCGGGTACAAAGTACGACGTAATAATTACTGATTCGTCTGATCCGGAAGGGCCTGCAGAAGCATTTTTCCAGAAGGAATACTTTGAGCTGTTGTACAAAGCGTTGACTGAAAATGGTGTTGTTATTGCACAGGCTTCTGAAAATGTCTGGCTGAATTtagaatatttgaagacGCTTCTGAATACGTCTCGTTCAGTTTTTCCAGTAGCTGAGTATTGTTACACTATGCTACCCACTTATACCTCCGGTCAATTAGGGTTGATCGCATGCTGTAAGAATCCAAACACAAATCTCATTGACCCCTGTCGTGCTCCAACTGAGGATGAGCAATCTCAGATGAGATATTATAATAACAAGATGCATTCCGCTGCTTTTGTCTTACCTACATGGGCTAGAAAGGTACTAAATCCATTGTGA
- the TRM82 gene encoding Trm82p (similar to uniprot|Q03774 Saccharomyces cerevisiae YDR165W TRM82 Subunit of a tRNA methyltransferase complex composed of Trm8p and Trm82p that catalyzes 7-methylguanosine modification of tRNA), with amino-acid sequence MLHPFQSVLLNRDGSLLFCVVKNEIKAFKVEGNGYVLRGEWVDDLDNTPLIKEKVLKEQARQLIENASKKLKTNDGEPVAQPKKQAKVPKPGPGAPPVYQYIRNLALSRDGKLLLACTDSDKAAVIFNIDLDDKDNIFKLIKRQPYPKRPNAITTSVDDKDLILADKFGDVYSMPIQNDVITSINAEKAPILGHVSMLTDVNMLTDSEGKQYIVTADRDEHIRISHYPQSFIVDKWLFGHEEFVSTICIPEWSDKLLFSAGGDKFVFSWNWKTGALLFKFDYTDLIQKYLTSDHLAPERFQNEKGDVIEYSVAKIVTLKDVPYIAFFVEATKVLFVLKVDEKSGALSLHQTLEFDEKIVSLTSALDVNTLCISLDNRDNQDCDLVKLLLLEGDVFIEQKDTNSQLMNTIRSTLKSDLIANVEAGDVYPLYHNASLRKHGEHFS; translated from the coding sequence ATGCTTCATCCATTTCAATCAGTTCTTTTGAACCGGGATGGTTCTTTACTATTCTGTGTTGTGAAGAACGAGATAAAGGCATTTAAAGTTGAAGGGAACGGATACGTACTACGTGGGGAGTGGGTTGATGATCTGGATAATACACCTCTGATTAAAGAGAAGGTTTTAAAAGAGCAAGCCAGACAGTTAATTGAGAATGCTTCtaaaaaattgaagacaaATGACGGCGAGCCAGTTGCACAACCCAAGAAGCAGGCAAAAGTTCCAAAACCTGGCCCAGGAGCTCCTCCAGTGTATCAATATATTAGAAACCTTGCGTTGTCAAGAGATGGGAAATTATTACTTGCTTGCACCGATTCTGACAAGGCAGctgtcattttcaatatcgatTTGGACGATAAAGACAACATTTTTAAACTAATTAAACGTCAGCCTTACCCTAAGAGGCCAAATGCTATAACTACATCTGTTGACGATAAGGATCTAATTCTTGCTGATAAATTTGGAGACGTTTATTCTATGCCCATCCAAAATGACGTAATTACTTCAATCAACGCCGAAAAGGCACCAATCCTAGGGCACGTATCCATGCTCACAGATGTTAACATGTTGACTGACTCTGAGGGGAAACAATATATAGTTACAGCAGACAGGGATGAACACATCAGAATCTCACACTATCCTCAAAGTTTTATTGTGGACAAATGGTTGTTCGGCCATGAAGAATTCGTTTCTACTATATGCATCCCTGAGTGGAGTGATAAACTACTTTTCAGTGCTGGTGGTGACAAATTTGTCTTCTCCTGGAACTGGAAAACTGGTGCTTTGCTATTCAAGTTTGACTATACagatttgattcaaaaatacTTAACTAGTGACCATTTGGCACCAGAAAGATTCCAAAATGAGAAAGGCGATGTGATTGAATACAGTGTTGCTAAAATAGTCACATTAAAAGATGTCCCATATATTGCATTTTTCGTGGAAGCTACCAAGGTACTGTTTGTGCTGAAAGTGGATGAAAAATCTGGTGCTTTATCTTTGCATCAAACTTTAGAATTCGATGAAAAAATTGTATCTTTGACCAGTGCTTTGGATGTCAATACATTATGCATTTCGTTAGACAACAGAGACAACCAAGATTGTGATTTAGTGAAACTACTCTTACTCGAGGGTGATGTGTTCATTGAACAGAAAGATACTAACTctcaattgatgaatacGATAAGATCAACATTGAAATCAGACTTAATCGCGAATGTCGAAGCTGGTGATGTGTACCCATTGTATCATAATGCATCTTTGAGAAAGCATGGCGAGCATTTCTCATGA
- a CDS encoding uncharacterized protein (conserved hypothetical protein), which yields MDNTSKPIPSLSSTIDSGSETVTAQTISRLVQQSLSLQNEIEQLFNEYESNNKDIRLDVDDFCEIYETSLGNITMS from the coding sequence ATGGATAATACTTCCAAGCCTATCCCAAGCCTATCTAGCACTATTGATTCGGGATCTGAAACGGTTACTGCACAGACTATATCTCGGTTGGTTCAACAATCATTAAGCTTACAGAATGAAATCGAGCAGCTATTTAACGAATACGAATCAAACAATAAGGATATCAGGTTAGATGTAGATGACTTTTGTGAAATTTATGAAACTTCGTTGGGTAACATAACCATGAGTTGA